The sequence CACATCCACGTCGACGGCGGCCGCTTCAGCGCCAAGGCGGTGCGCAACCTGGTCAAGATCTTCAACAAGCAGGAGGAGCTGATCATGCGGGCCCTGGGCGTCAGCGACGCCCGCCGGGCCCGCTGGTGCCGGGGCGTCGACCAGGCCTTCCTGGAGCGCATCGAGCGGCGGCCGCCGCGCACCCTCGAGGACCTCAACCGGGCCTGGTACGGCTACCACAACACGCACCCGACCCACTACGACCACACCCGGTACCACGCGGTGAACCTGCACAACCTCTGGTACCGCTCGACGGTCGAGTTCCGGGTGTTCAACGCGACCCTGCACGCGGGCAAGGTCAAGGCCTACATCCAGTTCGTCCTGGCCCTGAGCGCCAAGGCCATCCGGGCGCGGGCCGCCAGCAGCAAGAAGCGGGAGTTCAAC is a genomic window of Acidobacteriota bacterium containing:
- a CDS encoding amidoligase, with the protein product MRTLHFGIEIGTIGQTREKVARTIQRVVGGTVRHVGTPFCYDPWHVVDARGRTWRVVADSSLSAPKHLQAEVVSPVLAYEDIPELQEVVRAVRRAGAKVDGSCGLHIHVDGGRFSAKAVRNLVKIFNKQEELIMRALGVSDARRARWCRGVDQAFLERIERRPPRTLEDLNRAWYGYHNTHPTHYDHTRYHAVNLHNLWYRSTVEFRVFNATLHAGKVKAYIQFVLALSAKAIRARAASSKKREFN